CGTTTGCGATTGGCGAAATCTTGGGTCATGGTTTTGTATGCATTGTGTTTGGGGCGGCATTGTAAAGGATTGCGCGTGCGCCGTCAGTGCTCGTGGGCGCTTCAATGGGCTTCTTGTGGGTCGACATCAATGGCCCAGCGCACCCGCCGGCTGAGTGCCAGCGCTTCCAGGCGCTCAATCCATGGGGGTAAAAACTGCTGCAGCTGCGCGCGCGAGTGGGCCTGAAGCTGCAGCAGGAAGCGGAACCTGTCTTGGCGCTTTTCCATGGCGGCCGGCAGTGGGCCCAGGTAGCGAAATTGCGGGCTGGGTGGCAGCAGTTGTTCGGCTTGCTGGCGGGCTTGTTGTAAAAATTGCTGGGCGTTGTCGGCGCGTTTGGATTCCGCGCGCAATAGCACCATAAAGCTGAATGGCGGCAATTCTGCAAGCCTGCGCTCGCGCAGCAGTTGCGCGGCCAGGCCGTGGTAGCCCTTGGCCAGCAATAGCTGCAGGTAGGGGTGTTCTACGTGGTGGCTTTGCAGCAATACGCGCCCTTGCAAATCTTCACGCCCCGCGCGCCCGGCCACTTGCACAATCAGTTGGGCCATTTTCTCCGTTGCCCGAAAGTCGGGCGAAAACAGCCCGCCGTCGGCATCGAGAATAATCACCGTTGATACCCGGGGAAAGTGGTGGCCCTTGGCCAGCATTTGGGTGCCCACCAGCACGCAGGGCTCGCCTGTGTTGATTTGATCGAGCATGGCGTTGAGTTGCTTTTGCGAGCGGGTGGAATCGCGGTCGATACGTAGCACCGGGGTGTTGGGCACCAATTGGTTCAACAGCGCCTCGGTGCGCTCTGTGCCTGCGCCGATTTGTTGCAGCTCCGAGCCTTTGCAATCCGGGCACTGGTTGGGCACCCGGCGCTGGTGGTCGCAGTGATGGCAATGCAGGTGGTAGGGGTGATGGTGCAGCGTCATGCGCGCATCGCAGCGTGGGCACTTGGCCTGCCAGCCGCAAAAGTGGCACATCAGCAATGGGGCAAAACCGCGCCGGTTGATAAATACCAGCGCCTGCTCGCCCCGGCGCAGTGCGGCCTTCAACTGCTGAATGCTCTCGCCCGCCAGCCCCTCTTGCAAGGCTTGGTTGCGTATGTCTACAGGCTCAAGGCGCGCCAGCTGGTTGCTGGCGGCTTGTTTTCTAAGGCGCAGGTGTTGGTAGCGCCCGGCGCTGACGTTGGCCAGGCTTTCCAGCGAGGGCGTGGCGCTGCCCAATACCAGAGGAATTTGCAGTTGGTGGGCGCGAAACACGGCGAGATCCCGGGCCGAATACCGAAAGCCTTCCTGTTGCTTGTAGGAGGTGTCGTGTTCTTCGTCGACGATGATAATGCCCGGGTGTTTGAGCGGCGCAAACACCGCCGAGCGGGTGCCAATCACGATGCGATCAAGCCCTGCCCGTGCCCGCAGCCAGGCCTGTTGGCGCCCGCCATCTGCCACGCCTGAGTGCATAAGCCCCACGGGCACCTTGAAGCGTCGCGCAAAGCGGGCCACGGTTTGCGGGGTGAGGCCAATTTCCGGCACCAGCACCAGTGCCTGACGCCCGGCTGCCAGTTGCTGGGCAATGGCCTGCAAATACACCTCGGTCTTACCGCTGCCGGTCACGCCATCGAGCAGGCTCACTTGATAGCCCGTGGTGTTAATCGCTTGCAGCGCCGCGCTTTGCTCGGGGTTCAGGGCAAGCGCTGGTTCGCCCAGCGGGCAGTCGAAGGTTTGCGGCTCGGCAAGCTCTATTGCTTGCACCAGCTGTTTATCGGCCAGGGCATTGAGCACACTTTTGCTGAAGCCTGCGGCTTGAATGTCGGCCGGGCTGCGGGTGCCCTGGCGCAACAGATTCAACAATTGCGCCTGCTTTTTGGCTCCTTTGGGCGCGCCCTCGGGTAATCCCAGGCCCTCAACGGTTATTTGCCAGCGCACCTGGGCCGGCAGCGTGGCTGGCTCGCCGGCGCGCAAAGGGGCGGGCAGGGCGGCGCTGAATACCTCGCCTAAGGGGTATTGGTAGTAGCGCGCCGCCCAGCGTGCGAGCGCCAGCAGCTGCTCGTCGAACAGGGGGGTGTCGTCGAGGCTTGCCAGGGCGGCCTTGAGCTTGGCTTCGGCTTGGTCTGTTTGGCTCGTGCACTCCACCACCACGCCCACCAGCTGCTGGTTGCCAAAAGGCACAAGCAGGCGCTGGCCCGGCGCCGGCAGCGGGCCCCGGGCGGGGGGCAAATAGTCAAACAGGCGCCGTAACGGGCTAGGAACGGCGACGCGAAGCAGGGTGTGGCTGGGCATGAGGGCAGGTCTGCCTGTTGAAAAATTACACAGTTAGCGCTTGTCTGGGAGATGAATTCTGGTAGTATGCGCGATCCTTCGAACCGCTAACATTAACCTTTGTGCGGTGCCCGGCACAAGATCGGGTGGCGGCACACAATGGGAAAGCTAAATCATGAAAGCTGAAATTCATCCAAATTACACCGCCGTTGTTGCAAGCTGCAGCTGCGGTAACAAAATCGAGACTGCCTCTACTTTGGGTCAAGATTTCCACATCGATATCTGTTCTGAGTGCCACCCTTTCTATACTGGCAAGCAGAAAGTTGCCGACACCGGTGGCCGTATCGATCGTTTCAAAAAGCGTTTTGCCGGCCGTACCACAGCCAAGTAATTGGTTGCCGCAATCGCTCAAAAAAGCCGCACTTGTTGCGGCTTTTTTTATGCCTGAAATTTGTCGCCCAGGCGAGCTGCTATAAATGCCTTCTATACTCGATATTGAACGGCTTGATGCAGCGCCCCGTGCGCCTTGAGGGGGGGTAGGCAACTCTGTATGCTTTTGGGCTAAAACAATAAATTGCATTGCAGCAAATACTAACAACAATCACAAAAACTACGGAAGGCGGTTGCATACATGTCTGAGTCATCAGCATCACAAGAGTCTGCAAAATCGAAACAGCGCGCGCGCAAGCAGGCCGCGCTCGATTATCACGCGTTGCCTGTGCCGGGCAAATTGAGCATTGAATTATCCAAGCCTGCCGACACCCAGGAAGATTTATCGCTCGCCTATAGCCCAGGCGTTGCAGAGCCTGTGCGCGCCATTGCTGAAGACCCGGAAAATGCCTACAAATACACGGGCAAGGGCAATCTGGTGGCGGTAATTTCCGACGGCACGGCCATTTTGGGTTTGGGCAATTTGGGGCCTTTGGCCTCGAAACCTGTGATGGAAGGAAAGTGTTTATTGTTTAAACGCTTTGCCGGCATTAATGCCATCGACATAGAAGTAGCCGCGCCATCCTCTACCGCCTTTATAGACACAGTGGCAAACATTGCGTTGACCTTTGGCGGCATTAATCTGGAAGACATCAAAGCGCCTGAGTGTTTTGAAATTGAGCGCATTTTAAAAGAGCGCTGTGATATACCCGTGTTTCACGACGATCAGCATGGCACGGCCATTGTGACGGTTGCGGGCCTGTTAAACGCCTTGGAGGTGCAGGGTAAATCCATTGAGACTGCAAAAATTGTGTGCTTGGGCGCAGGTGCTGCTGCCAATGCCTGCTGTAACCTGATGGTGGCCGCCGGCGCCCCACGCGCTCATATCATGATGCTAGACAGTAAAGGTGTGGTGCACACTGAGCGCGATGACCTCAATCAATACAAGCGCCAGTTTGCGGTAAAAACCCACAGGCGCAGCCTCGATGACGCCATTGACGGCGCCGATGTGTTTTTGGGTGTGTCTGGCCCGAATCTCTTGAGCGCGCAGCAGCTGGCGAAAATGGCCAGTAAACCTGTGGTGTTTGCCTGCTCCAACCCGGACCCCGAGATAGACCCGGCCCTTGCCCGCAGCGTGCGCTCGGATTTGATTATGGCCACCGGCCGCTCGGACTACCCCAACCAGGTGAACAACGTTTTGTGTTTTCCGTTTTTGTTTCGCGGCGCGATGGATGTGCGCGCCACCATCATTAACGAAGAGATGAAATTGGCCGCCGTTGAGGCGATTAGGGCATTGGCGAAAGAGCCGGTAACCGAGGCTGTGCGTTCGGTGTATGGCGGTGGCGACTTGGCGTTTGGGCCAGAATATATCATCCCCAAACCCACCGATGACCGCTTGCTGGGCGCAGTGGCTGCAGCCGTTGCCCGAGCTGCTGTTGATACCGGGGTGGCCAAAGCCGGCTACCCGGCACACTACCCGCTAGCGGGTGTGGGTTCGGTGAAGGTGTAAGCGCACCCGGCCATTCCTGAAAACGCCCCGTTCAGGTTCTGTCAACGGGGCGTTTTCATGTTGGGCTGAGGCGTTGTTAGAAAAGCTCTTCGGGCAGTGTTTCGCTGTCGCTGTCGGCCGTGCCTTCGTCGGCCACTGATTGAACCTCTGCCGGTGCCGTTTCTGCTTTGAATATCTCGAAAATGGCACCGCTGCTGCCTGGCTGTGCGCGCTTGCCGGTTTTGGTATCGATGCGCACGGTAATAATGCCCTCTGGCTGGCGACGGTGGGTTTCCGGCACGCCGTTAAGCGCCTCGGCCATATAATCGATCCAAATTGGCAGTGCGGCAGAGCCGCCGTATTCACTGCGCCCCAGGTTGAAATTTTGGTCAAAGCCAAGCCAGGCAGTGGCCACCAGCGAGTGGTTGTAGCCCGAGAACCAGGCATCGCGCGGGCCGTTAGTGGTGCCGGTTTTGCCGGCCAGGTCGTTGCGCCCAAGCGCCATGGCCTTGCGCCCGGTGCCCTTTTTAATCACATCGCGCAGCATGGAATCAATCAGAAAGGCATCGCGCTCATCCAGAATCTGCTCGGCAAGGCGGACAGCGGGTTCGGTGTTGACGGTTTCTGGCTCTGTTTCGGTTTCTGCATTGGCTTCTGCCAGGAGGTCTGCCAAATTGCCGGCCTCGGGCTCGGCAGTTTCTGCGGAGGGCTCGCTTGCCTGGGCCTGGGCGAGCTGTTGGCGCTCCGGGCAGGTGTGGCAGGCGCGCAGCGGGTTTTCCTCGTAGAGAGAGAGGTCGTTGGCGTCGGTGATGCGCTTAACAAGATAGGGCTCTACGCGGTAGCCGCCGTTGGCGAATACCGCATAGCCTGTGGCAATTTGCAGTGGCGTCAAGGCGTGGCTGCCAAGTGCCAGCGATAAATCCCGCGGCAGTTTGCTGGTATCGAAACCAAAGCGATCGAGCTTGGCGATGGTATCGGCAATGCCCATGGAGCGCAAAATGCGGATAGACACCAAATTGCGCGATTGGTAAAGGGCCTGGCGCATGCGGGTTGGGCCCAGAAATTGGCCGCTGTCGTTTTCTGGCCGCCAGGTGCCTTCCAGGCTTGCGTCTTCAAATACGATAGGGGCATCGTTAATGAGGGTGGCAGGCGTAAAGCCGCTCTCTAGTGCTGCGGTATAGATAAACGGCTTGAAGCTGGAGCCCGGCTGGCGCTCGGCCTGAATGGCACGGTTAAAGTGGCTCTGGCGGAAATCGAAACCACCTACCAATGACACAATGGCGCCGTCTTCGGGGTTTAAGGCAACAAAGGCGGCCTGTGCATTGGGCACTTGCGACAGCTGCCAGCTAGGGCCTACTGCCAGGCCTGCCTCAGCTTGCGGGGCCGCGCTGTTTTCGCTTGCCTCGGCGGCATCGGCATCGGCATCGGCATCGGCATCGGCATCGGCATCGGCATCGGCACTGGCCGCAGTAGCGATTGCGCGCAGGCGAATCAAATCGCCAACCGCCACAACATCGCTGGCATTCCTGGGTTCGCGCCCCACGCGGTTTTCATTAATAAAGCGTTGTGCGCTAGATAAACCCTGCTCCCAACCCAGGGTGTATTCGCTGCCATCGGCCAGCAGCAGTTGCGCGCTCTGCTCGGCCACCGTCAGCACCACAGCCGGCATCAGATTGCCGAGCCTGGGCGTGCGGGTGAGTTCGTCTAAATACCGCTGGAGTTGTGCCTCGGGGCTGCCCTCCACTTGGGGCAGTTGTTTTTCCGGCCCGCGGTAACCGTGGCGGCCGTCATAGGTCAGCAGCCCGTTGACCACGGCCTCTTGGGCTGTGGCCTGAAGCTCTGTATCAATGGTGGTGTATACCTTCAGCCCGTCGCTGTAGGCGTCTTCACCATAGAATTCCAGCACCTGTTGGCGTGCCATCTCGGCCACATAGGGGGAGCTTAAATCCAGTGCCAGTGCATGAAAGCGTGCGGTTAGCGGAGCGTTGATGGCCAGATCGTGCTCAGCTTGGGTGATTTTCCCAAGCTCCAGCATGCGCCCGATAATCCAATTGCGGCGAATGGTGGCCCGTGGCGGGTTGGCAATGGGGTTGTAGCGCGAAGGTGCCTTGGGCAAACCCGCAATCATGGCCAGTTGCGCGAGGTTAAGTTGGTCTATGCTCTTACCGTAGTAGACCTGTGCGGCGGCTTCGATCCCGTAAGCGCGATTGCCCAGGTAGATTTTATTAACGTAAAGCTCAAGAATTTCTTGTTTTGTGAGTTCGTTCTCAATCTTTATGGCGAGCAGAATTTCATTGGCCTTTCGAAGGAACGTCTGATCGAAAGACAGGAAAAAATTGCGTGCCACCTGCATGGTGATGGTGCTTCCACCGCCTTGAATCTGGCCTGTTTGCAATATTTGTGAAGCTGCTCGCAAAAGTCCTTTAATGGAGACGCCGTGATGTTTGTAGAATTGGTCGTCCTCAGCCGCAAGTATGGCATCGATATAGGCTTGAGGTATCTGGTCGTATCGCACCGGGCTTCGGCGCTTCTCGCCAAACTCGCCAATCAGCTTGCCATTGGCCGAATAGACCCTAAGGGGCGTTTGAAACTTAACCTGTTTCAAAGACTCCACATCGGGCAGTTTGGGGCTCAGATAAAGGTAGAGACCACCGGCCGAAAGGGCGGTGGCGCTAAAACCCGCTAAAACGAACCAGCCCAGGAGTCGGAGTTTGCGGTACTTCTTGGATATTTTTTCCATAGGAATTAGTAGCTTAGGGTATCCCGTCAATTTGGCGGCCATTATACGGGCTTTTACAGGCTTTACATATTGCCACTATTGTTGCAGGCTTAAGTTAAAGTGCTATAACATAACTTGCACGTAAGTTACGGAAATTGATAGAAAAATGGGAATTTTGGGATTTCTCGAGAAAAAGACGAAACCGGTGATCGGGCTGGATATTAGTTCCACGTCCGTCAAGTTGCTTGAGTTGTCCCGGCAGGGCGAGCGCTACCGTGTTGAAAGTTACGCAGTTCGGGCGCTGCCGCCGAATGCTGTATCGGAGAAAAACATCACCGATGTCGAGGTGGTGGCCGATGTGGTCAAGAAGGTGGTGCAGCAATCGAAGTGCAAAACTCAGCTCACGGCCGTTGCCGTGGCGGGCTCTGCGGTGATCACCAAGCTGATCGAGATGCCGTCGGGCCTGTCTGACGACGCCATGGAGACGCAGATCTCGCTAGAGGCTGATCAATACATTCCCTACCCCTTGGAAGAGGTGGCTATCGATTTCGAGGTGCAGGGCCCATCGCCGCGCAACCCCGATCAGGTGGAAGTGTTGCTGGCTGCTTGCCGACGCGAAAACGTCGATTTGCGCACGGCAGTGCTCGAGCAGGCCGGGCTCACGCCAAAGGTGGTAGATGTAGAAGCCTACACCATGGAGCGCGCTTTCTCACTGGTGGCGCGCCAACTCGAAGATGATTCAGACCAAGTGGTTGCCATCGTAGATATTGGCGCAACCATGACAACCCTCAGCGTGCTGCTTGAAGGTAAAACTATCTACACCCGCGAGCAGTTGTTTGGTGGCAAACAGCTTACCGAGGAAATTCAGCGCCGCTACGGTTTGTCTGCTGAAGAGGCTGGTCTTGCTAAAAAGCAGGGCGGCTTACCTGACGATTACGAAACCGATGTGCTGGTGCAGTTTAAGGAATCTGTAGTGCAGCAGGTTACGCGCTCATTGCAGTTCTTCTTTTCCTCCAGCCAGTACAACGATGTTGATCACATTGTATTGGCCGGCGGCGTTGCCGCGATGGAAGGGCTTGCCGAACTCATTGAGGAAAAACTGGGCACTCAGACAAGCATCGCCAACCCCTTTGCCAGCATGTCTGTTTCCCCCAAGGTGAATGCAGTTGCGCTGGCCTCTGATGCCCCGTCACTGATGATCGCCACCGGCTTGGCAATGAGGAGCTTTGAAGACTGATGTCACGCATTAACTTATTGCCATGGCGCGACCAACACCGCCAGGAAAAGAAACAGGAATACTTCACCATACTCGGTGGGGTATTTATTTTGGCAGCCTTGCTGGCGTACCTCTGGGTATCCGCTGTGCAGGGCGCTATTGAGCATCAAAACGAACGCAACGCCCTGTTGCAGCGTGAAATTCAACTGCTTGAAAAGCAGGTGGCTGAAATTCGCGAATTGCGTAAGCGCAAAGAGGAGTTACTTGCTCGCATGCGGGTTATTCAGGGCCTGCAGGGTACACGCCCGGTAATTGTGCGCTATTTCGATGAAATGGCGCGCGCCATACCCGATGGCGTGTTTCTGCTGGAGCTGCGTCGCACTGGCGATCGCATTGAGCTTAAAGGTATAGCGGAGTCAAATAATCGCGTGTCGTCGCTTATGCGCAATCTTGATGAATCCGAGTGGTTTGATGCGCCGAACCTCACCAGCGTGCAGGCAGCGCCTGATGAAGGTGAGCTGGCTAATGAATTCAGTATGTCTGTTAAGGCAGCGGTACCGGGCTCTCATGAAGAGGAAGCGAAATAATGGCGCTCGCAGATACCTTAGAACAAATACAAAACTTTGATTTTAATGATGTAGATTGGGACAAAATCGGCGTTTGGCCTGCTTGGGTAAAAGCCTTTTTAGCCCTGTTGCTGGCTGTGGCCATTCTGGCGTTGACCTACTTTTTGTTTATAAAAGATCTGGAGGTTACCTACCAAAGCGTTGTGGCCAAAGAGGCGGATCTGCGTCGGTCGTTCGAGAGCAAGAGTGAGCAGGCAGCCAATCTGGAAGCCTATCGCCAGCAAATGGTTGAGCTGGATCAATCTCTGGGCGCGCTGGTTAAGCAATTGCCCAGTGATACCGAAGTGCCGGGCCTGTTGGAAGATATCGATGAAAAAGGTGCATCCAGCGGCTTGGCAATCGGAAGGATTCAGCTGGAGCCCGAAGTTGCGGCTGAATTTTATATCGAGCTGCCTATTCAGATTGCGGTAAAAGGCAGCTACCACGATTTCGGTGCTTTTGTATCGGGTATTTCAAGTATGCCGCGTATTGTCACGCTGCATAACTACCACATCTTGCCAAGCAAGGAAGGCAACATGCTGGAAATGAACATCTCTGCGAAAACCTATCGCTATAAGTCGCAGGGGGAGTAACCAATGAAATTTCGACTATTGATCTTGGTGTTTGTCTCCGCAGCTCTGGCGGGCTGTGGGTCAGGTGCTAGCGACAGTGATTTACGCGATTACATTCAGGACGTAAAAGCGCGTCCGGCGGGGCCTATTGAGCCAATCCCGGCCTTCAGGCCTTATGAAGCTTTTAATTATAGCGCCATGTTGATGCGCAGCCCCTTTGATCGCCCGGTTGTGGAGTTGCAGGCACTGCTTCGTAGTACCGGTAAGAAGATCCAGCCGGATTTAAACCGCGAGCGTGAGCACCTGGAAAATTACTCGGTAAGCGCGCTTGCGATGGTAGGTACAATTAAGAAAGACGGCGTGCTTTGGGCTTTGATTGCAGATGATCAGGGCGGTGTGCACCGGATACGTGAAGGAAACTACGTGGGCCGCAACCATGGCCAGGTAATTTCAATTAGTCAGGCGCAAGTTGAGTTTGTAGAAATCATTTCTGACGGCCTAAAGGGCTGGGTAGAGCGGCCACGAAGCTTACGAATTGAGGATAAGGAATAGCAGCCATGAAAACTCCCATAAATATGTTAACCCACGTTGGCTGCAAGTTGGCTGCCTCTGCAGCCCTCGCATTTGCAGCGGTAACAGAAGCCGGCACTATTCAGGATATCTCCTTTGCCGAACTGCCCGGCCAGCGCTTTGAAGTGCACCTGAAGTTTGATGAGGCGCCGATACAACCTGATGGTTACACCATCGATAAGCCTGCGCGCATTGTGTTGGACTTTCCGGAAACCGATAGCGCATTGGCACAAAAAAAGTACGCGCTGTCTTTTGAAAACGCACAAGATGCCGCGGTGGTCTCTGCCGGAGGCCGCACACGCCTGATTTTATCGCTCGATGATTTGGCGCCCTACAACACTCGCTTAGACGGCAACACCTTTGTGTTGGAAGTAGGTGGCTCAAATGTGTCTGATTACCTGGCCAAGAGTTCCACCACCAAAACCTCGGCGCTCGCTGCCCAAACCAATTCTGCCAAGGCGAAAGCCGCGTCAAATAACAATAGCCGTGTACAAGTGGCTGATGTTGACTTCAAACGCAACGCACAAGGTGCCGGCGAGCTGATGTTTACGCTCTCTGACCCTCACTTGGAGGTGGATGTAGATGAAACTTCAGGCGGTGTGCGGGTCACCTTTATTAACACCTTCCTTGAGCAGGATTTGCGTCGTCGTTTGGATGTCACTGACTTTGCAACACCTGTTACCCAAGTGAATATGGATTTTGACGGGCGCAATACCGTGGTTGATGTGGCCGCCCCTGGCCAGTTCGATTACATCGCATACCAAGCTGATAGCAGCTACGTAATTAGCCTAAAGCCGCTCACTAAAAAGGAACTGGAAGAGAAAAATGCGCGCTTTGCCTTTGTGGGCGACAAGCTGAGCTTGAACTTCCAGGACATCGAGGTGCGCTCTGTGCTCCAGCTGATTGCAGACTTCACCGAATTAAACTTGGTGGCATCAGATACCGTTAGTGGCCGCATTACATTGCGTCTCGATAATGTGCCATGGGATCAGGCGTTGGATCTGGTGCTTAAAACTAAAGGGCTCGATAAGCGTCAGATTGGTAACGTGCTGATGGTGGCGCCTGCTGCGGAAATTGCCGAGCGTGAGCGCCAGGAGCTTGAAACCAAGCGCCAGTTGGAAGAGCTTGCTCCGTTAAGAACCGAATACATCCGTGTTCGCTACGCGAATGCCAAAGAACTTTTTGAATTATTTAAAGGTAAGCGCGATTCTGGTAGTGGTAGGGATTTTCGTGGCGGCTCAAGTGGCGCAGACGACAGAAACTCAACCGGCTCACTACTCTCAGAGCGCGGCCGAGCCATTGTTGATGAGCGCACCAATTCAATTATCTTGACCGATACCGAAGAAAAAATTACCGAATTCAAAAAGGTAATTGCTGAGGTGGATATACCAATCCGCCAGGTTCAAATTGAAGCGCGAATCGTTATTGCCAATACAAATTTCCGGGAAGAAATGGGGATTCGCTGGGGCGGCGTGGCGCTGCACGGTACCGATAATGGTATGATTGGCGGTGTAACTGGTAATCAGCGGCAATTGGATAGTAATAACTTGGAGTATGGTTGGGAAACCGCGGACCGTAACAAGCCTGTGTTAAACCAAATTGAGTTGAGTAATGCCAATTTAGTGGATTTAGGGGTAGATAACCCGGCGGGTATGTTTACAGCTTTCCTGAATTCCAAGAGCTCTTTTTTAAGTTTGGAATTGTCGGCACTCGAAGATTCTGGCATTGCCGAGGTGGTATCGCAGCCTAAGGTGGTAACTGGCGATAAGCAAAAAGCCACTATCATGTCCGGTACCGAGATTCCCTACCAGGAGGCTTCTGCCAGTGGCGCGACTACCACATCGTTCAAAGAAGCGGTCTTGAAACTGGATGTAACACCACAAATTACGCCGGACAACCGCATTATCATGCAGTTGCTGGTGAGTAAAGACAGTGTGGGTCAGGTGACAAACGGCGTGCCTGCAATTGATGTAACGCAATTGGAAACCAAAGTGCTTGCGTCTGACGGTGAAACAGTTGTGCTTGGCGGTATTTTTGAAACAGAGCAGGTTAATGGTGTATCGAAGGTGCCATTTTTTGGTGACATTCCTTACATCGGTCGGGCCTTCCGCAAGAACATCTCCCGTGAAGACAAAACCGAGCTACTCATTTTCATCACTCCTCGCATTATGGCGGACAACGTTACTCAATGAGTCAGCCTGTTTTTCTTGTCGGCCCCATGGGGGCCGGCAAGACCACTATCGGTAAACAATTGGCCCAACAGCTGGGTTACCCTTTCAAAGATTCAGACCGCGAAATCGAAGAGCGCACCGGTGCAGATATCCCCTGGATATTTGATGTTGAAGGTGAGGCGGGTTTTCGTCAGCGCGAGGTTGCCGTTTTGGCAGATCTTGCCACCCAGGGCCAGCTGGTGATCGCCACTGGCGGTGGCATAGTGATGCGCGAAGAAAATCGTGAGTGTTTAAAGCGATCCGGTATCGTTTTTTACCTAACTGCCTCTATTGAGCAGCTGCTTGAACGCACCGCAAAAGACAAGCGTCGCCCGCTATTGCAGGTAGACGATCCAGAGGCGCGTGTGCGGGAGCTGTTGGCAATCAGGGATCCGCTGTACGCCGAAGTGGCAACACACGTAATCAATACCGAGAAACGCCCTCCGCGTCAGGTTGCGCAAGAAATGGCGGCTTTGGTGCGCAGCTAGCTCACAAGTTGTTTCTTGGCTGATCTGAGTTAACAAATCTGCTATGGTTGCGGTTTTTCTACAGCAACCATAGCCATGCAAACACTTACCGTATCTCTCGGCGATCGCAGCTACCCTATCTACATTGGCAAGGGGCTGCTCGCTGACGCGCAACTGCTTACCAATCACCTCAAGAGCGCACAGGCCTGTATCGTCACCAACGAGACCATCGCACCGCTTTATCTGTCACAGGTACAGGCGTCGCTTTCAGGTATGCACCTTTCGGTAGTGACTTTGCCAGACGGCGAATCACATAAGCATTGGCAAACCCTTAACACTGTTTTTGATCAGATGTTGGCAGATCGCCACAATCGCCGCACCACACTGGTGGCGCTCGGTGGTGGTGTGGTGGGTGATATGACAGGTTTTGCGGCAGCGTGTTACCAGCGGGGCGTTAACTTTATCCAGGTACCCACCACGCTGCTGTCCCAAGTAGACTCCTCCGTGGGCGGTAAAACCGGTATTAACCATCCCCTTGGCAAAAATATGGTGGGTGCCTTCCATCAGCCGGAAGCGGTTGTAATAGATACCGCGGTGTTGTCTACACTGCCACCGCGCGAAGTATCGGCGGGGCTTGCTGAGGTCATTAAGTACGGATTGCTAGGTGATGCCGATTTTTTGGCATGGCTTGAGGATAATATGGATGCACTACTGGCATTGGATGACCAAGCGCTGGCTTATGCAATTTTCAAATCCTGTGAAACCAAGGCCCGTATTGTTGCCGAAGATGAGCGAGAAGGCGGTGTCCGGGCGTTGTTAAACTTGGGGCATACGTTTGGTCATGCCATCGAGACGCAATTAGGTTATGGCCAGTGGCTGCACGGTGAGGCGGTGGCTGCGGGCATGGCCATTGCGGCAGAGGTTTCTGCAGCGCTCGGCTGGATTACTGACGCAGATGTAGCGCGCGTGCGCAATCTCTTGGTGCGTGCAGGCTTACCCGTGGACGCGCCGGCAGAGATGACAGTGGCGCAATTTATCACTCACATGAGTGTTGATAAAAAAGTACTCAGTAACCGCCTGCGCTTTGTATTACTTAA
This genomic stretch from Simiduia sp. 21SJ11W-1 harbors:
- a CDS encoding primosomal protein N'; translation: MPSHTLLRVAVPSPLRRLFDYLPPARGPLPAPGQRLLVPFGNQQLVGVVVECTSQTDQAEAKLKAALASLDDTPLFDEQLLALARWAARYYQYPLGEVFSAALPAPLRAGEPATLPAQVRWQITVEGLGLPEGAPKGAKKQAQLLNLLRQGTRSPADIQAAGFSKSVLNALADKQLVQAIELAEPQTFDCPLGEPALALNPEQSAALQAINTTGYQVSLLDGVTGSGKTEVYLQAIAQQLAAGRQALVLVPEIGLTPQTVARFARRFKVPVGLMHSGVADGGRQQAWLRARAGLDRIVIGTRSAVFAPLKHPGIIIVDEEHDTSYKQQEGFRYSARDLAVFRAHQLQIPLVLGSATPSLESLANVSAGRYQHLRLRKQAASNQLARLEPVDIRNQALQEGLAGESIQQLKAALRRGEQALVFINRRGFAPLLMCHFCGWQAKCPRCDARMTLHHHPYHLHCHHCDHQRRVPNQCPDCKGSELQQIGAGTERTEALLNQLVPNTPVLRIDRDSTRSQKQLNAMLDQINTGEPCVLVGTQMLAKGHHFPRVSTVIILDADGGLFSPDFRATEKMAQLIVQVAGRAGREDLQGRVLLQSHHVEHPYLQLLLAKGYHGLAAQLLRERRLAELPPFSFMVLLRAESKRADNAQQFLQQARQQAEQLLPPSPQFRYLGPLPAAMEKRQDRFRFLLQLQAHSRAQLQQFLPPWIERLEALALSRRVRWAIDVDPQEAH
- the rpmE gene encoding 50S ribosomal protein L31, with the protein product MKAEIHPNYTAVVASCSCGNKIETASTLGQDFHIDICSECHPFYTGKQKVADTGGRIDRFKKRFAGRTTAK
- a CDS encoding malic enzyme-like NAD(P)-binding protein; the encoded protein is MSESSASQESAKSKQRARKQAALDYHALPVPGKLSIELSKPADTQEDLSLAYSPGVAEPVRAIAEDPENAYKYTGKGNLVAVISDGTAILGLGNLGPLASKPVMEGKCLLFKRFAGINAIDIEVAAPSSTAFIDTVANIALTFGGINLEDIKAPECFEIERILKERCDIPVFHDDQHGTAIVTVAGLLNALEVQGKSIETAKIVCLGAGAAANACCNLMVAAGAPRAHIMMLDSKGVVHTERDDLNQYKRQFAVKTHRRSLDDAIDGADVFLGVSGPNLLSAQQLAKMASKPVVFACSNPDPEIDPALARSVRSDLIMATGRSDYPNQVNNVLCFPFLFRGAMDVRATIINEEMKLAAVEAIRALAKEPVTEAVRSVYGGGDLAFGPEYIIPKPTDDRLLGAVAAAVARAAVDTGVAKAGYPAHYPLAGVGSVKV
- a CDS encoding penicillin-binding protein 1A, giving the protein MEKISKKYRKLRLLGWFVLAGFSATALSAGGLYLYLSPKLPDVESLKQVKFQTPLRVYSANGKLIGEFGEKRRSPVRYDQIPQAYIDAILAAEDDQFYKHHGVSIKGLLRAASQILQTGQIQGGGSTITMQVARNFFLSFDQTFLRKANEILLAIKIENELTKQEILELYVNKIYLGNRAYGIEAAAQVYYGKSIDQLNLAQLAMIAGLPKAPSRYNPIANPPRATIRRNWIIGRMLELGKITQAEHDLAINAPLTARFHALALDLSSPYVAEMARQQVLEFYGEDAYSDGLKVYTTIDTELQATAQEAVVNGLLTYDGRHGYRGPEKQLPQVEGSPEAQLQRYLDELTRTPRLGNLMPAVVLTVAEQSAQLLLADGSEYTLGWEQGLSSAQRFINENRVGREPRNASDVVAVGDLIRLRAIATAASADADADADADADADADAAEASENSAAPQAEAGLAVGPSWQLSQVPNAQAAFVALNPEDGAIVSLVGGFDFRQSHFNRAIQAERQPGSSFKPFIYTAALESGFTPATLINDAPIVFEDASLEGTWRPENDSGQFLGPTRMRQALYQSRNLVSIRILRSMGIADTIAKLDRFGFDTSKLPRDLSLALGSHALTPLQIATGYAVFANGGYRVEPYLVKRITDANDLSLYEENPLRACHTCPERQQLAQAQASEPSAETAEPEAGNLADLLAEANAETETEPETVNTEPAVRLAEQILDERDAFLIDSMLRDVIKKGTGRKAMALGRNDLAGKTGTTNGPRDAWFSGYNHSLVATAWLGFDQNFNLGRSEYGGSAALPIWIDYMAEALNGVPETHRRQPEGIITVRIDTKTGKRAQPGSSGAIFEIFKAETAPAEVQSVADEGTADSDSETLPEELF